CATCAGGACGGACTCGATGCAGTTGCCGTCCCCCAACTCCCAGAGGTATTTGATGGTGCCGTCCTGAGCCGAAACCTGCTTCCTGGCCACCTGGGGCACAGTGAGCAGATACTCCTGCTTCAGCTTTTCCCGCAGCGTTTTGGAGAGATTGGTCATCTCCTCAAAGGAGGCGACTCCCCGGTGAAGCCAGGTGAACACCTGCTTTCCCCGGAAGGCAGGCTCTCCCCGCTGCCGGAGCGAATCGGTCAGCTCATCAAGCGTCATGGATTTGATGTCAATCATGGTCAGTCCTTCTCATACGGCAGATGTAAAACCCGTCGGTCCCGTGGCGCTGGGGCCAGAGGGTCAGCTCCCCGGTCTCCGATTGACTCAGGGGCAGTGAAAACGGCTCCTTGGAAAATTGGGAATGGTCTCTCAAAAAGCCTTCTGTCACCTGTTCGTTCTCCTCCGGAAGAATGGTGCAGGTGGAGTAGACCAGGGTGCCGCCCACATTTACGTACCGGGCGGCGTTCTCTAAGATGGCACGCTGAATCTGGGGCAGTCCGGAGAGGTCCGCCGGGTTTTTATAGCGGATGTCCGGCTTTTTGCGGATGATCCCCAGGCCGGAGCAGGGCACGTCCACCAGAACAGTGTCCGCAGCTTCCAGCCAGTCCTCCCTGAGCACCCGTCCGTCCTGCAGCATAGGCTCCATATTCTCAATGCCAAGGCGCTTTGCCCCGGCCTCCATCAGCTTCAGCTTGTGGGCGTGGATATCGCAGGAGAAGATATGCCCCTCTCCATTCATCAAAGAAGCGGCGGCAAAGGATTTTCCGCCGGGAGCGGCGCAGACGTCGATTACCGTTCCGTGGGGCCGGGCCGCCAGAACCGCCAACTTCGCACCGGCATCCTGAACCCAGAATCCCCCGTCAGCAAAGGCGGTCAAAGACGCCAGATTCCCTGTCCCGGAGAGGATGAGGCAGTCAGAAAGCCAAGGGTGGCGTTCCGACTCCACGCCTTCCGCCCTCAGAGCGCCCATCAGCTCCTCCACGGAGGTCTTCAGCGTATTGACCTGTACAGTCAACGGGGCGGGACGGTTATTTTCCTTTAAAAAGGCTTCCGCCTCTTCCGCCCCCAAGAGCGCGATCAGCCGCTCCACCAGCCACCTGGGGTGGCTGTAGCAGATGCTCAGCCGCTCTTCCTGAGCCGCGGGCAGCTCCACGGGCCTGTCCTTTTCCCGGGAAATCTTCCGCAGTACGGCGTTGACCAGACCGGAGGCCCGCGCTTTCCCGTGGGCCTTGGCCAGTTCCACGGATTCGTTCACCGCCGCGCTGTCCGGAATCCGGTCCAGGAAGAGAATCTGGTAGGCCCCGATGCGGAGGATATCCAGAAGCAGCGGCTCCAGCTGTTCCGGTCTTTGGGAGCAGCAGAGGCCAACATACCTGTCCAGGAGAATCCGGTTCTGCATCACACCATAGACAATATGGGTGGCCAGCTTGGCGTCAGGGCCGGCGAGCCGGTCTTTGCCAATGGCGCTTTTCAGCGCGCCGTCGGCCCACGCACCGCCCTGGCGGCAGGCGGTCAGCACCTGAAGGGCCGTCTCACGGGCGGAGGCCCTCATCGGCTTCCTCCTCCCCTCCGGCTTCCTCCGCCGCGGCTGAGAAAAATCAGCAAATAGCGCAGCAGCTGCAGCAAAGACATCAGCAGCGCGGCCACATATGTGAGAGCCGCGGCCCGAAGGACCTTTTTCGCTCCGCCGATCTCCTCTTCATCTAACAGGCGTTCCCCTTCAATGGTCTCAATGGCCCGGCGGGAAGCGTTGAACTCCACAGGCAGCGTGACCAGCTGAAAGAGCGTGGTCAGGGAGAAGAGCACAATACCGATGAGGAAAAAGGGCTGGCTGTAGAGAAGAAGCCCCACAAACAAAAGAATAAAGGAAAACTGGGAGCCGATTCTGGTGGCCGGGACAATGGCCTGGCGCAGCCGGACCAGGGCATACCCCTCCGCATACTGTACCGCATGGCCGGCCTCATGGGCCGCAACGCCCACCGCCGCAATGGTCGGAGCGTTGAACACGGATTCCGAGAGATAGATGGTGTTGTCCCTTGGGTCATAGTGGTCGGTCAGCTCGCCCCGGACGCAGCGCACCGGCACGTCCATCACCCCGTGGGCCCGGAGCACCCGCTCCGCGGCCTCCGCGCCGGTGAGGCGGCGGCTGTTGTTGCGCGCGCTGTAGCGCCGGAAGGAGCCGGAAACCTGGGCCTGGGCCCAGAGGGACAGAATCAGCACAGGAACCAGCAAAACCCAGTAGACGTTCTGGGCAAAGAAATAGGCATAGTCGTGATACATAAACCCTCACTCAAACATTGAGAGGATGTCCTCTCAGATAGTCGGCGGCAGCCATCCGCTTGCCGCCCTCGGCCTGCAGCTCCCGGATCAAAAGGCTTTTCCCGTCTCCGCAGGCGATTTCAATCCCCATCTTTCCGGCGGACAGCACCGTGCCGGGAGCGGAGGCGGTATCGCCGCCCGCCGCGGCCTGAAACAGCTTGAACTTTGTCTCCCCGATCTGGGCCACCGCGCAGGGCCAGGGAATCAGACCACGGATCTGGTTGATGATCTGCCCGCTGCTCCGGCTCCAGTCCACGGGAGAGAGCTCCCGGGAGAGCATGGGCGCGTAGGTGAAGGCGGAATGATTCTGAGGCGTGCGCCGGGCCGTGCCGTTTTTCAAGGCATCCACCGCACTGGAGAGTGCTTCCGCCCCCAGTTCAGCCAGCCGTGCGGTCAGCTCCTGGGCGTTTTCCTCAGGTCCAATGGGCGTGGAAACCTGGGAGATCACATCACCGGCATCCAATTCCCTGGCCATATACATGATGGATACGCCGGTCTCCTCCTCTCCGTTCAGAATGGCCCAGTTGATGGGCGCCGCTCCCCGGTACTTGGGCAGCAGCGATGAGTGGACATTGATGGAGCCAAAGGGAGGCACATTCAGGATATCCTCCGGCAGAATCCTGCCGTATGCCGCCACCACAATGAGTTCGGGCTTCAGCTCCCGCACGGTTTCCAGCGCCGTGCCGTCCTTCATTTTCAGAGGCTGATAGACCGGGAGGTCCTGAGAAACCGCATACTCCTTCACCGGGGAAAAGGTCATTTTCATCCCCCGGTTTTTAGGCTTGTCAGGCTGGGTGAACACGCCGCAGATCTCGTGCCCATCCTCCACAAGGCGGCGCAGGGATGCCACTGCAAACTCCGGGGTCCCCATGAACAGAATTCTCATTCGTCCGCTTCCTCTTCTTCCAGATATTCCTGCAGTTCTTCGTCTGTCAGGAAGTGGTCCACATGCTCCGTAAACATGTGGCCGTCCAGGTGCTCTATCTCATGGCAAAACGCCCGGGCGGTCAGCCCCTCCCCTTCCGTTTCAAACAAGGAGCCGTTTCTATCACAGGCGCGCACCCGGACCACATTGGGCCGGGTCACGATGCCCCACTTGCCGGGGACGCTGAGACAGCCCTCCAAGCCGGTCTGTTCGCCGCTGCTGGAGACAATCTCCGGGTTGATTAGCTCAATGACCTCACCTTCATCGTCAATCACGATGCAGACCCGACGCAGAACACCCACCTGCGGGGCCGCCAGGCCTGCGCCATTGGCATCGTGCAGCGTCTCAGCCATATCATCCAACAGGGTGTGCAGCCTCTGGTTGAAGTCTGTCACCGGGCGGCAGACCTTGTTCAGGCACTCGTCACCCTTTTCCACAATCTTTCTCAAAGCCATACTGATGTCCCTTTCTTTATTCCAATGCGTTGCAGTCCACAAATATGCTGATGCCGCGGTTTTGCCGGTCCGACGCAAATTTTTTCAATGTGTAGGACAGGAGCGCGCGGGTGTCCTTATCATTTTTCCCCACCCACAGGATTCGATACCGGTAGCGGTTGTCCACCTTCACCACCGGCGCCGGCGCCGGTCCGAGAACCTCCGGATCGCTGCGGCAAAAGGGCTCCTTCTGCGCCTCAAGCCTCAACTCCTCCCGCAGCCGGACCGCCGCACGGAGGACCGCCGTTTCATCCGTTCCGGAGATGGTGCAGGTAAAGAGGTCCGCGAAAGGCGGATAGCGCCGTATTCTCCGCATACGGATTTCACTTTCAAAAAAGCGGTCGTAGTCCTGCTCCGCCGCGCTGACAATGACCTCATTCCCCGGCGTATAGGTCTGAATGACCGCCCGGCCGCTCTTCTCTCCCCGGCCGGCCCGGCCCACCACCTGGGTCAGCAGGCTGAAGGTCCGCTCCGCCGCGTGGTAGTTGTCCACATAGAGGGAAAGGTCGGCGGCCAGCACGCCCACCAGCGTCACGTTTTCAAAATCAAGGCCCTTGGCCACCATCTGAGTGCCAAGGAGAATTGGTATCTTTTCCCGTTCAAAGCGGGAGAGCAGCGCCTCATGCTCTCCGGAGGCAGTGTCGGCGTCCATACGCAAAAGCTGGATGCCTGGAAAAAGGGTGCGAAGCTCCTCCTCCACCTTCTGGGTCCCCACGCCCACCCGCTTCATAATGCCGCCGCACATGGGGCAGGCCTCGTTGGCTTTTTCCGAGTGGCCGCAGTAGTGGCACATCAGCCGTCCGTTGGCGGAGTGGTAGGTCAGCGCCGTGCTGCACCGGGGGCACTCCGGCACAAAGCCGCATTCCCCACAAAGGAGCATGCGGCTGTTGCCCCGGCGGTTGAGAAAGAGGATGCTCTGCTCGCGGCGCTGAAGGTTCTGCTCAATCTCCCGGCGGAGCAGAGAGCTGATGACTCCGGAGTTTCCCGAGCGCACCTCGTCCTTTAAATCGGCCAGCATTACCCGGGGCAGGCTTTTTTCATTGTACCTGCGGCGCAGGAAGAAGGGATGGTACACGCCCTCCCTGGCCCAGTGGGCGGACTCCACCGACGGGGTGGCCGAACCTAACAGCAGCAGCGCCCCGTCTTGGGCACAGCGGAATTTGGCCACATCCCGGGTGTGGTAGCGGGGCGGATTTTCAGACTGGTAGCTGCTCTCCTGCTCTTCATCCATCACAATGAGGCCCAGGTTCCGCAGCGGCGCAAAGATGGCCGACCGAGTACCAAGCACCACCCGCACCTCTTGGCGCCGGATGCGTTTCCACTGGTCATAGCGCTCACTGAGGCGCAAGCCGCTGTGGAGCATGGCGACTTCCACGCCGAAACAGGAGGAGAACTTATCCATCATCTGAGGGGTCAGGATAATCTCCGGAACAAGGACGATGGCGTTTTTCCCTCTGCGCAGGGCCTCCTGAACCAGGCGAATATAAACTTGGGTTTTTCCGCTTCCGGTGACACCGTGCAGCAGCGCGGCCTCCGCCCGGCCGCTTTCCATCAGGGAAAGAAGGCCGCAGTAGGCCGCTTCCTGCTCCTCATTGAGGACAATGGGCGCGGCTTCTCCGCTTTGCTTTATCTCCGGCACCCGCAGCGTCTCCTCCTGAAAAAAACGCACCACGCCCGCCTTTTCCAGGGCCCGGAGCGTCTGGGAGGAAGCGCCGGTAAAATAGCACAGCTCAGATGCGCAGATGCGGCCCACGGTGCACAGCAGCCGGATTGCCTCATAGCGCACAGGCGCGGCTCGCCGACGGGACTCCGCGATCTCCATAGCCTCCTCGGCGCTGAGCGCAAGCTCCACCATGCGGCGGGTTTTGTCTCCGATCTTCCGTTGAGCGCGGGATTCGCAAAAAATGAGGCCCTTTCCGGCAAGCGTCTTCAGTGCGTTTACACACTCCTCGCCGCAGGCGCTTTTCAGCTCGCTCAGCTCCACTGAGCCGCCCTTTGCAAAGAGCAGCCGCATCACCTCGGCGCAGGCAGGAGCCTCCTGTGCGTCCGCACAGGCGGCGGTGCGGTCGATCCCCGGCGCAAGGCGGCAGACCTCCCTGAACTGATACCATAGGCCGGCGGGCAAAATGGTCTTCAATGCGTCGTACAAGGTACAGAAATACCGCTGGCGCATCCACAGCGCCAGATCGATGTCCTGCCGGTCCAGCACACTCTCCCGGTCCAGCACGCTCAGGATCTGCTTGAGGCCCGGGAGCTTCTCCCCTTCTCCAACGGCCAGAACCACCCCCTCCGAACGGCGGTTGCCCCGCCCGAAGGGGACGCTGACGCGGACGCCCACCGAA
This window of the Dysosmobacter acutus genome carries:
- a CDS encoding zinc metallopeptidase; the encoded protein is MYHDYAYFFAQNVYWVLLVPVLILSLWAQAQVSGSFRRYSARNNSRRLTGAEAAERVLRAHGVMDVPVRCVRGELTDHYDPRDNTIYLSESVFNAPTIAAVGVAAHEAGHAVQYAEGYALVRLRQAIVPATRIGSQFSFILLFVGLLLYSQPFFLIGIVLFSLTTLFQLVTLPVEFNASRRAIETIEGERLLDEEEIGGAKKVLRAAALTYVAALLMSLLQLLRYLLIFLSRGGGSRRGGGSR
- the fmt gene encoding methionyl-tRNA formyltransferase, with the protein product MRILFMGTPEFAVASLRRLVEDGHEICGVFTQPDKPKNRGMKMTFSPVKEYAVSQDLPVYQPLKMKDGTALETVRELKPELIVVAAYGRILPEDILNVPPFGSINVHSSLLPKYRGAAPINWAILNGEEETGVSIMYMARELDAGDVISQVSTPIGPEENAQELTARLAELGAEALSSAVDALKNGTARRTPQNHSAFTYAPMLSRELSPVDWSRSSGQIINQIRGLIPWPCAVAQIGETKFKLFQAAAGGDTASAPGTVLSAGKMGIEIACGDGKSLLIRELQAEGGKRMAAADYLRGHPLNV
- the def gene encoding peptide deformylase; protein product: MALRKIVEKGDECLNKVCRPVTDFNQRLHTLLDDMAETLHDANGAGLAAPQVGVLRRVCIVIDDEGEVIELINPEIVSSSGEQTGLEGCLSVPGKWGIVTRPNVVRVRACDRNGSLFETEGEGLTARAFCHEIEHLDGHMFTEHVDHFLTDEELQEYLEEEEADE
- the priA gene encoding replication restart helicase PriA, with protein sequence METANIAKLAVAAAPYAIDKPYDYLIPEGMEVSVGVRVSVPFGRGNRRSEGVVLAVGEGEKLPGLKQILSVLDRESVLDRQDIDLALWMRQRYFCTLYDALKTILPAGLWYQFREVCRLAPGIDRTAACADAQEAPACAEVMRLLFAKGGSVELSELKSACGEECVNALKTLAGKGLIFCESRAQRKIGDKTRRMVELALSAEEAMEIAESRRRAAPVRYEAIRLLCTVGRICASELCYFTGASSQTLRALEKAGVVRFFQEETLRVPEIKQSGEAAPIVLNEEQEAAYCGLLSLMESGRAEAALLHGVTGSGKTQVYIRLVQEALRRGKNAIVLVPEIILTPQMMDKFSSCFGVEVAMLHSGLRLSERYDQWKRIRRQEVRVVLGTRSAIFAPLRNLGLIVMDEEQESSYQSENPPRYHTRDVAKFRCAQDGALLLLGSATPSVESAHWAREGVYHPFFLRRRYNEKSLPRVMLADLKDEVRSGNSGVISSLLRREIEQNLQRREQSILFLNRRGNSRMLLCGECGFVPECPRCSTALTYHSANGRLMCHYCGHSEKANEACPMCGGIMKRVGVGTQKVEEELRTLFPGIQLLRMDADTASGEHEALLSRFEREKIPILLGTQMVAKGLDFENVTLVGVLAADLSLYVDNYHAAERTFSLLTQVVGRAGRGEKSGRAVIQTYTPGNEVIVSAAEQDYDRFFESEIRMRRIRRYPPFADLFTCTISGTDETAVLRAAVRLREELRLEAQKEPFCRSDPEVLGPAPAPVVKVDNRYRYRILWVGKNDKDTRALLSYTLKKFASDRQNRGISIFVDCNALE
- the rsmB gene encoding 16S rRNA (cytosine(967)-C(5))-methyltransferase RsmB; this encodes MRASARETALQVLTACRQGGAWADGALKSAIGKDRLAGPDAKLATHIVYGVMQNRILLDRYVGLCCSQRPEQLEPLLLDILRIGAYQILFLDRIPDSAAVNESVELAKAHGKARASGLVNAVLRKISREKDRPVELPAAQEERLSICYSHPRWLVERLIALLGAEEAEAFLKENNRPAPLTVQVNTLKTSVEELMGALRAEGVESERHPWLSDCLILSGTGNLASLTAFADGGFWVQDAGAKLAVLAARPHGTVIDVCAAPGGKSFAAASLMNGEGHIFSCDIHAHKLKLMEAGAKRLGIENMEPMLQDGRVLREDWLEAADTVLVDVPCSGLGIIRKKPDIRYKNPADLSGLPQIQRAILENAARYVNVGGTLVYSTCTILPEENEQVTEGFLRDHSQFSKEPFSLPLSQSETGELTLWPQRHGTDGFYICRMRRTDHD